One segment of Fibrobacter sp. UWB10 DNA contains the following:
- the nifH gene encoding nitrogenase iron protein, which translates to MSKKLRQIAIYGKGGIGKSTTTQNLTAGLVEQGKHVLVVGCDPKADSTRLLLGGLHQKTVLDTIRDNKTEIQLSDLEKVGFKGVRCVESGGPEPGVGCAGRGIITSISMLEQLGAYTEDLDYVFYDVLGDVVCGGFAMPIREGKAKEIYIVASGEMMALYAANNICKGIAKYAQHGEVRLGGIICNSRNVDNELDLLRAFTKELNTQLIQFVPRNNIVQQAEIRKKTVIEFEPKSSQANVYRELAKNIDENELFTIPTPMTQDRLEQILIDYGMMEKDYQI; encoded by the coding sequence ATGTCTAAGAAATTACGTCAAATCGCTATTTACGGAAAGGGTGGCATCGGTAAGTCCACCACGACTCAAAACCTGACCGCAGGCCTTGTAGAACAGGGGAAACACGTTCTTGTGGTCGGTTGCGACCCCAAAGCAGACTCTACTCGCCTTTTGCTCGGCGGCCTTCATCAAAAGACCGTGCTTGACACCATTCGTGACAACAAAACCGAAATTCAGCTTTCTGACCTTGAAAAGGTCGGCTTCAAGGGCGTGCGTTGTGTAGAATCCGGTGGCCCGGAACCGGGCGTGGGTTGCGCAGGCCGTGGCATTATTACCTCAATTAGCATGCTCGAACAGCTCGGTGCCTATACCGAAGACCTTGATTACGTTTTCTACGATGTGTTGGGCGACGTGGTGTGCGGCGGTTTCGCCATGCCGATTCGTGAAGGAAAGGCCAAGGAAATTTACATCGTGGCCTCCGGCGAAATGATGGCCCTTTATGCGGCAAACAATATTTGTAAGGGTATCGCCAAGTATGCCCAGCACGGCGAAGTGCGCTTGGGCGGTATCATCTGTAATAGCCGTAATGTGGATAACGAACTTGACCTACTCCGTGCATTCACCAAGGAACTCAATACGCAGCTCATTCAGTTCGTGCCGCGCAACAACATTGTGCAGCAGGCCGAAATCCGCAAGAAGACCGTGATTGAATTCGAACCTAAGTCCAGCCAGGCAAACGTCTACCGTGAACTCGCCAAGAATATCGACGAAAATGAACTCTTTACCATTCCGACCCCGATGACGCAGGATCGTTTGGAACAGATTCTCATCGATTACGGCATGATGGAAAAAGACTACCAGATTTAA
- a CDS encoding nitrogenase component 1: MAKTNINLNMTSVENREYRLGTIIGWDGKASDLIKESAYDERSAKKHGGCAGKGSGCKLCELNSPLNQETMCSNAIVQCQVGNLTDCALIDHSPIGCSGENSKFNLSMHNGLRRRGKPLQNTLNISTNLKEKDMVFGASEKLRQTILDAKERFNPKAIFIGMACATAIIGEDIDSIAEEMEPEVGVPIIPLHCEGFRSKHWSTGFDVAFHGVLRQIVERHPTKKQNDLINIVALWGSDYFSEMLAPLGLRVNYLLDTASFEEIRQASEAVATATFCDTLGGYMATALEESFGVPQIDAPQPYGIKGTDAWLRAIAKVVGKEKEAEEYIESEHKRIAPKLAELREFFKGKNGIVMTGSAYAHGLISVLSELGIGHDAALVFHHDPVYDGGGEHQDTLKELVETYGDIPHYTVSKTRAFQLPQLLKRAKTDFLLIRHPGLASVAGHLGFPTLTMGDEHIPVGYQGILRIGEMLKGVIARTKFNQVLKRNVKLPYSDWWLAQDDPFYLTHHPEALEDLPEPRNLKLKIGTESNSTSA; this comes from the coding sequence ATGGCCAAGACTAATATTAATTTGAACATGACCTCAGTCGAAAACCGCGAATATCGACTGGGTACGATTATCGGCTGGGACGGCAAGGCGAGCGATTTGATTAAGGAATCGGCCTACGACGAACGCAGTGCGAAAAAGCATGGCGGTTGCGCGGGCAAGGGCTCGGGCTGCAAACTTTGCGAATTGAATTCCCCGCTGAACCAAGAGACTATGTGCTCTAATGCGATTGTGCAGTGCCAGGTGGGAAACCTTACGGACTGCGCCCTGATTGACCATTCTCCTATCGGTTGCAGTGGCGAGAACTCCAAGTTTAACCTCTCTATGCATAACGGCCTTCGTCGTCGTGGAAAGCCCCTGCAGAATACGCTGAACATCAGCACGAACCTGAAAGAAAAGGACATGGTTTTCGGCGCTTCTGAAAAGCTCCGCCAAACCATCCTTGACGCAAAGGAACGCTTTAACCCTAAGGCGATTTTCATCGGTATGGCTTGCGCTACCGCTATTATTGGCGAAGACATCGATTCTATTGCCGAAGAAATGGAACCGGAAGTTGGCGTGCCTATTATTCCGCTGCATTGCGAAGGTTTCCGTTCCAAGCACTGGTCTACGGGTTTCGACGTCGCTTTCCATGGTGTGCTTCGCCAGATTGTGGAACGCCACCCGACCAAAAAGCAGAATGACTTGATCAACATCGTTGCCCTCTGGGGTTCGGACTATTTCTCCGAAATGCTTGCTCCGCTTGGACTGCGCGTAAACTACCTTTTGGATACCGCCTCTTTCGAAGAAATTCGCCAGGCCTCCGAAGCAGTCGCTACCGCTACCTTTTGCGATACGTTGGGCGGCTACATGGCGACGGCTCTCGAAGAATCTTTCGGTGTTCCGCAGATTGACGCTCCGCAGCCTTACGGCATCAAGGGTACCGATGCATGGCTTCGCGCTATCGCAAAGGTTGTCGGCAAAGAAAAAGAAGCCGAAGAATACATCGAAAGCGAACACAAGCGCATTGCCCCGAAGCTTGCCGAACTCCGCGAATTTTTCAAGGGCAAGAACGGCATCGTGATGACGGGTTCTGCATACGCACACGGCCTTATCAGCGTGCTTTCGGAACTGGGAATCGGCCACGACGCTGCACTCGTGTTCCACCACGACCCCGTTTACGACGGCGGTGGCGAACATCAGGATACCTTGAAGGAATTGGTCGAAACCTACGGCGACATTCCGCACTATACCGTCAGTAAGACTCGCGCCTTCCAGCTTCCGCAGCTTCTGAAACGCGCCAAGACAGACTTCTTGCTCATTCGCCATCCGGGTCTCGCCTCTGTCGCGGGCCATCTCGGATTCCCGACCCTTACCATGGGCGACGAACATATTCCGGTGGGCTATCAGGGCATTCTCCGTATCGGCGAAATGCTCAAGGGCGTGATTGCACGTACCAAGTTTAACCAGGTGCTTAAACGCAACGTGAAACTTCCGTATTCCGACTGGTGGCTTGCTCAGGACGATCCGTTCTACCTGACACACCATCCGGAAGCACTTGAAGATTTGCCGGAACCGAGAAATCTCAAACTGAAAATTGGCACAGAATCCAATTCGACCAGCGCATAA
- a CDS encoding nitrogenase component 1 — translation MATIQKKKSNSISDPRYACAVGASHTVVAIKGAVPIANCSPGCQLKQTAFLTFENGFQGSIYAGAGNMPSANSTENDIVFGGIKTLDQLIKSTLKVFNGDLYVVLTGCVGGLIGDDVSTLVRNYRDLGYPIVSVDTAGFKGNNLFGHEEVVNAIVDQFVGDYSGERKKGLVNLWFETPYYNQNWRGDYQEIARILRGAGFEVNVPFGPENNGVADWLRIPEAQFNLVISPWVGVRNAEHLQEKYGQPFLHIPEIPLGAEATSEFIRKVVEFAGIDKEQSEKFIKEENRIYYYYLEHFSEFFAEYWFGMPSEFAITADSAYTLAYTKFLVDQIGLIPRKAIISDDPPQKFREQIENAFHNISEGVDVDVEFEEDGYLIEKSIKEVNFSSGKPLILASSWEINIANEKNALLFEITPPSSETLIINRSFVGYKGALNLLEKIYSTSVGGK, via the coding sequence ATGGCTACAATTCAAAAGAAAAAAAGTAATTCTATTTCGGACCCCCGATACGCTTGCGCAGTTGGTGCATCTCATACTGTTGTCGCTATTAAGGGTGCAGTTCCTATTGCCAACTGCTCTCCGGGCTGCCAGCTTAAGCAAACCGCATTCCTCACGTTCGAAAACGGTTTCCAGGGCAGCATTTATGCCGGTGCCGGCAACATGCCGAGTGCAAACTCTACCGAAAACGACATCGTTTTTGGCGGCATCAAGACTTTGGATCAGTTGATCAAGTCGACGCTCAAGGTTTTCAACGGTGACCTCTACGTTGTGCTTACCGGTTGCGTGGGCGGCCTTATCGGTGATGACGTTTCCACGTTGGTGCGCAATTACCGCGATTTGGGTTACCCGATTGTGTCTGTCGATACTGCCGGCTTCAAGGGTAACAACCTTTTCGGTCACGAAGAAGTCGTAAACGCTATCGTCGACCAGTTCGTGGGCGATTACAGCGGCGAACGCAAAAAGGGCCTGGTAAACCTTTGGTTCGAAACGCCCTACTACAACCAGAACTGGCGCGGAGACTATCAGGAAATTGCCCGTATTCTCCGTGGTGCCGGTTTTGAAGTCAATGTTCCCTTCGGACCCGAAAATAACGGTGTCGCGGACTGGTTGCGCATTCCTGAGGCCCAATTCAACTTGGTGATTTCTCCGTGGGTGGGCGTTCGAAACGCAGAACACCTCCAGGAAAAATACGGTCAGCCGTTCCTGCACATTCCTGAAATTCCTCTCGGCGCCGAAGCGACAAGCGAATTTATCCGTAAAGTTGTCGAATTTGCCGGAATTGACAAGGAACAGAGCGAAAAGTTCATCAAGGAAGAAAACAGAATCTATTACTACTATCTGGAACACTTCTCTGAATTCTTCGCCGAATACTGGTTCGGTATGCCCAGCGAATTTGCCATTACCGCAGATTCCGCCTACACGCTTGCCTACACCAAGTTCCTCGTGGACCAAATCGGCCTTATTCCGCGCAAGGCAATCATCAGTGACGATCCTCCGCAGAAATTCCGCGAACAAATCGAAAACGCCTTCCACAACATTAGCGAAGGTGTCGATGTCGACGTGGAATTCGAAGAAGATGGCTACCTGATTGAAAAGTCTATTAAGGAAGTGAATTTCTCTTCTGGAAAGCCTTTGATTCTTGCCTCTTCGTGGGAAATCAATATCGCCAACGAAAAGAATGCACTGCTTTTTGAAATTACTCCGCCGTCCAGCGAAACGTTGATTATTAATCGCAGCTTCGTTGGTTACAAGGGTGCGCTTAATTTGCTCGAAAAGATTTATAGCACTTCTGTCGGTGGCAAATAA
- a CDS encoding ABC transporter substrate-binding protein — translation MNQKQIFDKIRNRIAFTILFSLACATSAIAADKISIGYLSSTGQGKFFIAKDAGIFEKNGLDVTLVEFSNSGDGIAAVRAGKLDAGAFGSLAPLIHISQGADIRVIGGIMGGDQAVITRKENAASVKKLSDLKGKKIATIRLGTADAIVRGGLKKEGVDWRKDVTIVELKNPPAVIEAVKNGSVFAGVTWGPHDLRAEEAGLSVVLRSKDINPGHICCRLIASLRKIEGRDDVYKRLVKSLIEAEELVQNDHKKSVEIIAKWIKLDTALVNKAFYSGHVTQDTDPNVKGVEFFWDFLKDAEFIKSDRKVSEYVRTDFYKAAIAELRKEKPKSEFYAKAENIFKSRN, via the coding sequence ATGAATCAGAAACAAATTTTCGATAAAATCCGCAATCGAATCGCTTTCACAATCCTCTTTAGCCTCGCCTGCGCTACTTCTGCAATCGCCGCAGACAAGATTTCCATCGGTTACCTGTCTTCTACAGGTCAAGGAAAATTCTTTATCGCTAAAGATGCTGGTATTTTCGAGAAAAATGGCCTTGACGTAACGCTCGTTGAATTTTCGAATTCCGGCGACGGCATTGCTGCCGTTCGCGCAGGTAAACTTGATGCAGGCGCATTCGGTTCGCTCGCTCCGCTTATTCACATTTCGCAGGGTGCCGACATCCGCGTGATTGGTGGCATCATGGGTGGTGACCAGGCCGTGATTACCCGCAAAGAAAATGCTGCCTCCGTCAAAAAGCTGAGTGACCTCAAGGGCAAGAAAATCGCTACCATTCGCCTGGGTACTGCCGACGCCATCGTTCGCGGCGGCCTCAAGAAAGAAGGCGTTGACTGGCGCAAAGACGTCACCATTGTTGAACTCAAGAATCCGCCTGCCGTGATCGAAGCCGTCAAGAACGGAAGCGTATTTGCCGGCGTTACCTGGGGCCCGCACGACCTCCGCGCCGAAGAAGCAGGCCTTTCTGTGGTGCTCCGCAGTAAGGACATCAACCCTGGCCATATTTGCTGCCGTCTCATTGCTTCGCTCCGCAAAATCGAAGGCCGCGACGATGTTTACAAGCGCCTAGTCAAGTCGCTGATCGAAGCTGAAGAACTGGTGCAAAACGACCACAAGAAGAGTGTGGAAATTATTGCCAAGTGGATCAAGCTTGATACCGCTCTTGTCAACAAGGCGTTCTACAGCGGGCACGTCACGCAGGATACCGACCCGAACGTGAAGGGTGTTGAATTCTTCTGGGATTTCTTGAAAGACGCCGAATTCATCAAATCTGACAGGAAAGTCTCCGAATACGTTCGCACCGATTTCTACAAGGCCGCCATCGCGGAACTGCGCAAAGAAAAACCCAAGTCCGAATTTTACGCCAAGGCCGAAAACATTTTCAAGTCCAGGAACTAA
- a CDS encoding ABC transporter ATP-binding protein, with translation MTIKQNGFEATNLGFSYDGRAILKDINLKINQGEFVCLLGESGSGKTTLLNLLAGLTKPSEGHVYWKGKEIEKPSAERSVVFQDYTLFPWLTLLQNVTLAIKKTKKLKTSYAKNLAEEYLNLVGLSGSLHKYPFELSGGMRQRGAIARALSVSADALLLDEPFGALDPVNRASLQDLVLELCRGVKDRPITTLFVTHDIREAVYLGSRIIVLGSTPGRIIADIPLDFPVKKNRGEWFRNEKVQQTIATIEDAYHKDILEKLGHIVQGGASI, from the coding sequence ATGACAATAAAGCAAAATGGTTTTGAAGCAACGAATCTCGGTTTTTCGTACGATGGCAGAGCCATCCTGAAAGACATCAACTTGAAAATCAATCAAGGAGAATTCGTATGCCTGCTGGGCGAAAGCGGTAGTGGCAAGACCACCTTGCTTAACCTTCTCGCCGGGCTGACCAAGCCGAGCGAGGGACATGTCTACTGGAAAGGAAAAGAAATCGAAAAGCCTTCTGCCGAAAGGAGTGTAGTCTTTCAGGACTACACCCTTTTCCCTTGGCTTACCCTTCTCCAAAATGTAACGCTCGCCATTAAAAAGACAAAAAAACTGAAGACGAGCTACGCCAAAAATTTAGCCGAAGAATACCTGAACCTAGTAGGACTTTCAGGAAGCCTGCATAAATACCCCTTTGAACTTTCGGGCGGAATGCGCCAGCGCGGAGCCATAGCGCGTGCCTTAAGTGTCAGCGCTGACGCCCTACTTTTAGATGAACCCTTTGGCGCTCTTGATCCGGTTAACCGCGCAAGCCTCCAAGATTTGGTGCTGGAACTTTGCCGCGGCGTCAAGGACCGTCCTATTACCACATTGTTTGTCACGCACGACATTCGTGAAGCCGTTTATCTCGGGAGCCGCATTATCGTTTTAGGGTCAACTCCCGGTCGCATTATTGCGGACATCCCGCTTGATTTCCCGGTAAAGAAGAATCGTGGCGAATGGTTCCGCAACGAAAAAGTCCAACAAACCATTGCAACCATTGAAGACGCCTACCACAAGGACATCCTTGAAAAACTAGGCCACATTGTACAAGGAGGTGCCAGCATATGA
- a CDS encoding ABC transporter permease, translated as MRTFTKYLSKFSGILFLLFLLGIWVLISCGPEWDSQYLFPSPKAIVKALFDSREELLRSAGASLLKLVPAYLVASVVGISIGIVSGSIPWVSNMLKPISRFAAPIPPNVYIPYAIAILPTFYLSSTFIIFIAAFWPIYLNTAAGAAEIPEKYRRNAAIIGIGKFEYLWRIALVASLPSIFSGLSVGMGLSFIMLTVAELFGENTGLGHFVQFYADYSDYPNMVAGILWTGIVVLAIMELFELVKRKLLFWTKAN; from the coding sequence ATGAGAACCTTTACAAAATACTTATCCAAGTTTTCAGGAATCCTTTTTCTTCTCTTTTTACTTGGAATTTGGGTGCTGATCAGCTGCGGCCCGGAATGGGACAGTCAGTATCTATTTCCGTCTCCCAAGGCGATAGTGAAAGCCCTCTTTGATTCTCGCGAAGAACTTTTGCGCAGTGCCGGGGCATCTCTTTTAAAACTGGTGCCCGCCTACTTGGTGGCCTCGGTTGTTGGAATATCTATCGGAATTGTTTCCGGTTCCATTCCGTGGGTCTCCAATATGCTAAAACCCATTTCCAGGTTTGCGGCCCCCATTCCCCCCAACGTTTATATTCCTTACGCGATAGCGATTCTTCCGACGTTCTATTTGTCTTCGACATTCATCATTTTTATTGCCGCCTTTTGGCCCATCTACTTGAATACAGCTGCCGGTGCCGCCGAAATCCCCGAAAAATACAGGCGTAACGCAGCCATTATCGGAATCGGAAAGTTTGAATACTTGTGGAGAATCGCCCTTGTGGCAAGCCTTCCCTCAATATTCTCGGGACTGTCCGTAGGCATGGGGCTTTCGTTCATCATGCTCACCGTGGCTGAACTTTTCGGCGAAAATACGGGACTTGGTCACTTCGTGCAATTTTACGCGGACTATTCCGATTACCCCAACATGGTTGCCGGAATCCTTTGGACAGGCATTGTGGTGCTTGCGATTATGGAACTGTTTGAACTTGTTAAACGCAAGCTCCTGTTCTGGACAAAAGCGAATTAG
- a CDS encoding HD domain-containing protein — protein sequence MSLTVERAKEISKGHVTEESLVIHSLNVCYAMGAMAKHFGEDVEHWQAVGYLHDYDYQEFPEEHLQHTEKELLAQGVSEEDVRAILAHGFEIVNQVEPKTNMEKSLFTVDELTGIIQACARMRPNGILDLEVKSFMKKFKDKKFAAKCNRDYILKGCALLGMDVKDVAAICIEGMREHAAEIGLAGNAVA from the coding sequence ATGAGTCTGACCGTCGAACGCGCAAAAGAAATCAGCAAGGGCCACGTAACCGAAGAATCGCTGGTCATCCATTCCCTCAACGTATGCTACGCCATGGGCGCCATGGCCAAACACTTCGGCGAAGACGTTGAACACTGGCAAGCCGTGGGCTATCTGCACGATTACGACTACCAGGAATTCCCCGAAGAACACCTGCAGCACACCGAAAAGGAACTGCTTGCGCAGGGCGTCTCCGAAGAAGACGTGCGCGCCATTTTGGCACACGGCTTTGAAATCGTGAACCAGGTGGAACCCAAGACCAACATGGAAAAGAGCCTGTTCACCGTCGACGAACTCACCGGCATCATCCAGGCCTGCGCGAGAATGCGCCCCAACGGAATTTTGGACCTCGAAGTGAAAAGTTTCATGAAGAAGTTCAAGGACAAGAAATTCGCCGCCAAGTGCAACCGCGACTACATCCTGAAAGGCTGCGCCCTGCTCGGCATGGACGTGAAAGACGTCGCCGCCATCTGCATCGAGGGCATGCGCGAACACGCCGCCGAAATCGGATTGGCAGGGAACGCCGTGGCATAA
- a CDS encoding DsrE/DsrF/DrsH-like family protein, translated as MSEVKKILAKDFYKIDSQNSTLLDVREASEAIVRPVNGALQVPFFELSKKIDSIPKDKPVYVFCSTGDRSEEVAEILADRDYDVYNVEGGLDAIPKIHFVDAKGLKCPGPIVKVDEAVKSVSIGEEVQVEATEKAFFSDVDVWCQRTGNELKSLAEKDGVIYATIVKRDAPKSLENREFEHGKTFVVFSGDLDKAIASFIMANGAAAMGRPVTMFFTFWGVSILRRPEKVRVKKSLIGKMFGFMMPRGSKKLGLSRMNFGGIGAKMIRAVMKQNGVSSLEELIESARQKGVKFVACQMSMELMGITAEELIDGVELGGVATMLGSAEKSDLTYFI; from the coding sequence ATGTCCGAAGTCAAAAAAATTCTTGCAAAAGATTTCTACAAGATTGATTCCCAAAATTCAACGCTACTCGATGTCCGCGAAGCGAGTGAAGCCATCGTGCGCCCTGTGAACGGGGCGCTGCAGGTTCCGTTCTTTGAATTGTCCAAGAAGATAGATAGCATCCCGAAAGACAAGCCCGTTTATGTGTTCTGCTCCACGGGAGATCGTTCCGAAGAGGTTGCCGAAATTCTCGCCGACCGCGATTATGACGTGTACAATGTGGAAGGCGGGCTTGACGCCATCCCGAAAATTCACTTCGTTGACGCCAAGGGCCTCAAATGCCCGGGGCCCATCGTGAAGGTGGACGAAGCGGTCAAAAGCGTGTCCATCGGCGAAGAAGTCCAGGTGGAAGCGACCGAGAAGGCGTTCTTCTCGGATGTGGATGTCTGGTGCCAGCGTACCGGCAACGAGTTGAAATCGCTTGCCGAAAAAGACGGCGTAATCTATGCGACCATCGTAAAGCGCGACGCACCCAAATCTCTTGAAAATCGTGAATTTGAACACGGCAAGACATTTGTCGTTTTCAGCGGCGATTTGGACAAGGCGATTGCCTCGTTCATTATGGCGAATGGCGCTGCCGCCATGGGTCGCCCGGTTACCATGTTCTTTACTTTTTGGGGTGTAAGCATTTTGCGCAGGCCCGAAAAGGTGCGCGTCAAGAAATCGCTCATCGGGAAAATGTTCGGGTTCATGATGCCCCGCGGTTCCAAGAAACTCGGACTTTCGCGCATGAACTTTGGCGGAATCGGCGCCAAGATGATTCGTGCAGTCATGAAGCAGAACGGCGTTTCTTCGCTAGAAGAACTGATTGAAAGCGCAAGGCAGAAGGGCGTGAAGTTTGTCGCCTGCCAGATGTCGATGGAACTCATGGGAATCACAGCCGAAGAGTTGATTGACGGCGTGGAACTCGGCGGTGTTGCGACCATGCTCGGTTCCGCCGAAAAGTCCGACTTGACGTATTTTATTTAA
- the bioB gene encoding biotin synthase BioB — protein sequence MINRQTALEILNANADSLPNLIEQAYQLRTKYKGNRVSIQLLTNVRSGNCTQNCAYCAQSRDSAAPIEKYRYVEDKKLYGDNDLVDEMHLARHCIGLSGIRFADGDIEKLAERIRKMKKNDTQICCSIGFLTEKQALILKEAGLNRINHNLNSSRRFYPSICTTHTYQERIDNLKMLKGLGFEICSGGIIGMGETPEDVVDMLFELLEINPDSVPINFLLPVEGTRLAKRDISALTPEYCIKVLCLARLMLPKSDIRCAAGREVYFKGHEKTLFKVADSIFASGYLTEGGQSLEETFRTIEAAGFTWQVESESSH from the coding sequence ATGATAAACAGACAAACTGCTCTTGAAATTTTGAACGCGAACGCAGATTCGTTACCGAATCTTATTGAACAGGCATATCAGCTGCGTACCAAGTACAAAGGCAACCGCGTAAGCATTCAGTTGCTCACCAATGTCCGCAGCGGAAACTGCACGCAGAACTGCGCCTATTGTGCCCAATCGCGCGATTCTGCAGCTCCGATTGAAAAGTATCGTTATGTAGAAGACAAGAAACTTTACGGTGACAACGACCTCGTTGACGAAATGCATTTGGCGAGACATTGCATCGGGCTCAGCGGCATCCGTTTTGCGGATGGCGATATCGAAAAACTCGCCGAGCGCATCCGCAAGATGAAAAAGAACGACACGCAAATCTGTTGCTCTATCGGGTTCCTGACCGAAAAGCAGGCTTTGATTCTTAAAGAGGCGGGCCTCAATCGCATCAATCACAACCTGAACAGCAGCCGTCGTTTTTACCCGAGCATTTGCACCACGCATACTTACCAGGAACGAATCGACAACCTGAAAATGCTGAAGGGCCTCGGTTTCGAAATCTGCTCCGGCGGCATCATCGGCATGGGCGAAACGCCTGAAGATGTGGTGGACATGCTTTTTGAGCTGCTGGAGATTAATCCGGACTCGGTGCCCATCAATTTCCTGCTCCCGGTAGAAGGCACGCGCCTTGCGAAGCGAGATATTTCGGCGCTGACGCCCGAATACTGTATCAAGGTGCTTTGCCTTGCGCGCCTGATGCTCCCGAAATCGGATATCCGCTGCGCCGCCGGCCGCGAAGTGTATTTCAAGGGTCACGAGAAGACGCTCTTCAAGGTAGCCGATTCCATATTCGCGTCGGGCTACCTCACCGAAGGCGGCCAGAGTCTCGAAGAAACATTCCGTACCATCGAGGCTGCCGGCTTCACCTGGCAAGTGGAAAGTGAATCATCCCACTAA
- the pdxT gene encoding pyridoxal 5'-phosphate synthase glutaminase subunit PdxT — MEIKPQIGVLAVQGAFIEHERILKSLGAEVFEIRQLRDLDRHLDGLVLPGGESTVQGKLLHDLGLFEPLRKKIVEGLPVLATCAGAILLAEKIAGENKAHFATLPAIIRRNAYGRQLGSFFTENEVAHVGKVPQTFIRAPFFESVGDGVEVLSRTASSNTADAPEQIVAVRYKNQIALSFHPELNSDTSIHQYFLKLVG; from the coding sequence ATGGAAATTAAACCGCAAATTGGCGTACTCGCGGTGCAGGGGGCGTTCATTGAACATGAACGCATCCTCAAATCGTTGGGTGCCGAAGTATTTGAAATCAGGCAGTTACGCGACCTTGACCGCCATTTAGACGGTCTCGTACTCCCCGGTGGAGAAAGTACCGTGCAAGGAAAACTGCTCCACGACTTAGGGCTTTTCGAGCCTCTTCGTAAAAAGATTGTCGAAGGCCTGCCTGTGCTTGCAACATGTGCCGGCGCAATCCTCCTTGCCGAAAAAATTGCCGGCGAAAACAAGGCGCATTTCGCGACACTCCCCGCCATTATTCGCAGGAATGCTTACGGAAGGCAGCTTGGCAGTTTCTTTACGGAAAACGAAGTCGCGCACGTCGGAAAGGTCCCGCAGACCTTTATTCGCGCGCCCTTCTTTGAATCGGTCGGCGATGGCGTCGAAGTTCTTTCGCGTACGGCAAGTTCAAATACTGCAGATGCTCCCGAGCAAATCGTTGCCGTTCGCTACAAGAACCAGATTGCGCTTTCGTTCCATCCGGAACTCAATAGCGACACAAGCATTCACCAGTATTTCTTGAAATTAGTGGGATGA
- the pdxS gene encoding pyridoxal 5'-phosphate synthase lyase subunit PdxS, translating into MSDQNRYELNKNLAQMLKGGVIMDVTTPEQAKIAEAAGAAAVMALERIPADIRAAGGVSRMSDPKMIKGIQDAVSIPVMAKCRIGHFAEAQILQAIEIDYIDESEVLSPADDIFHINKRDFDVPFVCGAKDLGEALRRIEEGASMIRTKGEPGTGDIVQAVRHMRLMNQEIARISSMREDELFNRAKELQVSYDLVRFVHDNKKLPVVNFAAGGVATPADAALMMQLGAEGVFVGSGIFKSGNPAKRAAAIVQAVTNYTDAKLIAKLSEDLGEAMVGINEQEIALLMAERGK; encoded by the coding sequence ATGTCTGACCAGAATCGTTACGAACTCAATAAAAATCTAGCCCAAATGCTCAAGGGCGGCGTCATTATGGATGTGACAACCCCCGAACAGGCCAAAATCGCCGAAGCCGCAGGTGCCGCCGCCGTGATGGCCTTGGAACGCATTCCTGCCGACATCCGTGCCGCGGGCGGTGTATCGCGCATGAGCGACCCCAAGATGATCAAGGGCATTCAGGATGCCGTCTCTATTCCGGTGATGGCAAAATGCCGCATCGGCCACTTTGCCGAAGCGCAGATTTTGCAGGCGATTGAAATAGACTACATCGACGAAAGCGAAGTGCTTTCTCCTGCCGACGACATTTTCCACATCAACAAGCGCGATTTCGACGTACCGTTTGTCTGCGGAGCGAAGGATTTGGGCGAAGCGCTGCGCCGTATCGAAGAAGGCGCGTCGATGATCCGTACCAAGGGCGAGCCGGGTACGGGCGACATCGTCCAGGCCGTACGACACATGCGCCTGATGAACCAGGAAATCGCACGCATTTCGAGCATGCGCGAAGATGAACTCTTCAATCGCGCCAAAGAACTTCAGGTGTCGTACGACCTAGTGCGCTTCGTTCACGACAACAAGAAACTCCCCGTGGTGAACTTCGCTGCCGGTGGTGTTGCCACCCCCGCCGATGCCGCCCTCATGATGCAACTCGGTGCCGAAGGCGTTTTCGTAGGTTCTGGAATCTTCAAGTCGGGCAACCCCGCCAAACGTGCCGCCGCCATCGTACAGGCAGTTACCAATTACACCGATGCAAAGCTTATCGCCAAACTTTCTGAAGACTTGGGCGAAGCCATGGTCGGTATCAACGAACAGGAAATCGCGCTGCTGATGGCCGAAAGGGGAAAGTAA